In a genomic window of Occallatibacter riparius:
- a CDS encoding TolC family protein, whose product MKTQFGVLCAVALIALAGERSVYSQGGAGPLAFGNFSVVGQSGAPATPALTLDEIERIALAENPEIHVAVRRVAMAEAHVPTTGRRDDPQFMLRNWQVPLSKPWDLNAAQNMLMLSQSLPGPGKRDLQSSVAQADVAVVKEQLEQARLRVRVEARKAFFDLLLAQEEMRIHDQHVGIARQAVEAARIKYTVGKVPQQDVLKAQLAVTRLEEHMIRFERDAEVARVRMNTLLGRDAETPVRVQGDFGINLDLPAKSELEQVAFRSRPDLLEAQAVAEKSRKEQALAGKAYVPDFSVAGGYMLMPTGSDPRNNYMFEGSVTLPWLNRRKHDAEINEAAVKVTEQDAEVAAMRNAAAGQVGEALAGARSAQRLARMYHDSLEPQAESTLHAAVIAYENNQTDLLDLIDSQMAVIDVNLAWLQSMGEFAASMSELELAVGAPVEQKATPEEKQ is encoded by the coding sequence ATGAAGACTCAATTTGGCGTGCTTTGCGCAGTTGCGCTTATCGCGCTTGCAGGGGAACGCTCTGTTTATTCGCAGGGTGGGGCCGGACCGCTGGCCTTCGGGAACTTCAGTGTGGTGGGCCAATCAGGTGCGCCAGCAACACCGGCGCTAACTCTGGATGAGATTGAGCGCATCGCGCTGGCGGAGAATCCAGAGATCCACGTGGCTGTGCGCAGGGTGGCGATGGCTGAGGCGCATGTTCCTACGACGGGGAGGCGCGATGATCCGCAATTCATGCTGCGCAACTGGCAGGTTCCGCTGAGTAAGCCGTGGGACTTGAATGCCGCGCAGAACATGCTGATGTTGAGTCAATCGCTGCCTGGGCCGGGGAAGCGGGACCTGCAGAGCAGTGTGGCGCAGGCGGACGTTGCGGTGGTGAAAGAGCAGCTTGAGCAAGCGCGGCTGCGGGTTCGCGTGGAGGCGCGCAAGGCATTCTTCGATTTGCTGCTGGCGCAGGAAGAGATGCGTATCCACGATCAGCATGTGGGGATTGCGCGCCAGGCCGTTGAGGCAGCGCGCATCAAGTACACGGTCGGCAAAGTCCCCCAGCAGGATGTGCTCAAAGCGCAGTTGGCGGTTACGCGGCTTGAAGAGCACATGATTCGCTTCGAGCGCGACGCCGAGGTTGCGCGGGTGCGGATGAATACGCTGCTGGGCCGCGATGCCGAGACGCCGGTCAGGGTGCAGGGGGATTTCGGAATCAATTTGGATCTACCGGCTAAGAGCGAATTGGAGCAAGTGGCGTTCCGGTCGCGGCCTGATTTGCTGGAAGCGCAGGCGGTCGCCGAGAAAAGCCGCAAAGAGCAGGCGCTCGCGGGAAAGGCTTACGTGCCGGATTTCAGTGTGGCAGGCGGATACATGCTGATGCCGACTGGATCTGATCCGCGCAATAACTACATGTTCGAGGGATCCGTGACGCTGCCGTGGCTCAATCGCCGGAAGCACGATGCGGAGATCAATGAGGCGGCAGTCAAGGTGACGGAGCAGGATGCTGAAGTGGCTGCGATGCGCAATGCGGCTGCGGGACAGGTGGGCGAGGCGCTGGCCGGAGCGCGATCGGCGCAGCGGCTCGCGCGCATGTATCACGATTCGCTGGAGCCTCAGGCTGAGTCGACGTTGCATGCCGCGGTGATCGCGTATGAAAACAACCAGACCGATCTGCTGGACCTGATTGACAGCCAGATGGCGGTGATCGATGTGAACCTCGCGTGGTTGCAATCGATGGGCGAATTTGCGGCGAGCATGTCAGAGCTTGAGCTCGCGGTGGGAGCACCGGTTGAACAGAAGGCAACGCCGGAGGAAAAGCAATGA